A stretch of Miscanthus floridulus cultivar M001 chromosome 13, ASM1932011v1, whole genome shotgun sequence DNA encodes these proteins:
- the LOC136499111 gene encoding probable methyltransferase At1g29790 has product MEGFCFARCRFTRLMAVMQLAMGVFVMIITMASLHRFYATHSLLPGLDVDPAHCTKFHTDTAGYDSFDIRALADRVDDVLVQLAELQDKLEATALKVAKKTKKSKARRKPQENMTMPEFRRFLEDEVIHPLYSAHIALRLIRIPRPDDGDGDASTTPAVDPLVNFFTAEETRKYVTAKGNRDGLPSVYGTNRTYSTIGHACVLMRRELDEYMSYDVGAHCPDDWDLGQRLMLGGCDPLPRRRCLAPASKLFHRPLPINESLWTLPDDGNVRWSRYHCRDYKCLSARNQRRGYDRCVGCFDMDREKQRWMGSPSTNRTASLADFHIDDVLAAKPGEVRIGLDTSVGTGSFAARMRERNVTIVSAAMNLGAPFAETIALRGLVPLYATMSQRLPLFDNTMDLVHTAGFFEGWVDLQLLDFVLFDWDRVLRPGGLLWVDKFACARKDLDDYMYMFLQFRYKKHRWVVSFKSKDEVYLSALLEKPPRS; this is encoded by the coding sequence ATGGAGGGCTTCTGCTTCGCGCGGTGCCGGTTCACGCGGCTCATGGCGGTGATGCAGCTGGCGATGGGCGTGTTCGtcatgatcatcaccatggctagCCTCCACCGCTTCTACGCCACCCACAGCCTCCTGCCGGGCCTCGACGTCGATCCCGCCCACTGCACCAAGTTCCACACCGACACGGCGGGCTACGACAGCTTCGACATCCGTGCACTCGCGGACCGCGTCGACGACGTGCTGGTCCAGCTCGCTGAGCTCCAGGACAAGCTGGAGGCCACGGCGCTCAAGGTCGCCaagaagaccaagaagagcaaggctCGGCGCAAGCCGCAAGAGAACATGACGATGCCGGAGTTCCGGCGGTTCCTGGAGGACGAGGTCATCCACCCGCTCTACAGCGCGCACATCGCCCTCCGCCTCATCCGCATCCCGCGCCCCGACGACGGGGACGGCGACGCCTCCACCACGCCGGCCGTGGACCCTCTCGTCAACTTCTTCACGGCCGAGGAGACGCGCAAGTACGTGACGGCCAAGGGCAACCGCGACGGCCTGCCCAGCGTGTACGGGACGAACCGGACGTACAGCACCATCGGCCACGCGTGCGTGCTCATGCGGCGGGAGCTCGACGAGTACATGAGCTACGACGTCGGCGCGCACTGCCCCGACGACTGGGACCTCGGCCAGCGCCTCATGCTTGGCGGCTGCGACCCgctgccgcgccgccgctgcctcgccccGGCTTCCAAGCTCTTCCACCGCCCGCTGCCTATCAACGAGTCGCTCTGGACGCTGCCCGACGACGGCAACGTCCGGTGGAGCCGCTACCACTGTCGTGATTACAAGTGCCTGTCCGCCAGAAACCAGCGACGCGGCTACGACCGGTGCGTGGGGTGCTTCGACATGGACCGGGAGAAGCAGCGGTGGATGGGCTCACCGTCGACCAACCGCACCGCCTCCCTCGCCGACTTCCATATCGACGACGTGCTGGCGGCGAAGCCAGGCGAGGTGCGCATCGGCCTGGACACGAGCGTGGGCACGGGCAGCTTCGCGGCGCGCATGCGGGAGCGCAACGTGACCATCGTGTCAGCGGCGATGAACCTGGGCGCACCGTTCGCGGAGACGATCGCGCTGCGGGGGCTGGTGCCGTTGTACGCGACGATGAGCCAGCGGTTGCCGCTGTTTGATAACACCATGGATTTGGTGCACACGGCAGGGTTCTTCGAGGGGTGGGTGGACCTGCAGCTGCTGGACTTTGTGCTCTTTGACTGGGACCGTGTGCTCCGCCCTGGTGGACTGCTCTGGGTGGACAAGTTCGCCTGTGCGCGCAAGGACCTCGATGACTACATGTACATGTTCCTGCAGTTCAGGTACAAGAAGCACCGGTGGGTCGTCTCCTTCAAGTCCAAGGACGAGGTCTACCTCTCCGCGCTGCTTGAGAAACCGCCAAGGTCATGA